The Nocardioides pantholopis genome window below encodes:
- the rpsB gene encoding 30S ribosomal protein S2, whose amino-acid sequence MAVVTMRQLLESGVHFGHQTRRWNPKMKRFIMTERNGIYIIDLQQSLAYIDRSYAFIKETVAKGGTIMFVGTKKQAQEAIAEQATRVGMPYVNQRWLGGMLTNFQTVHQRINRLKELDELDFDNVAASGRTKKELLQMRRERDKLEKTLGGIREMGRTPSAVWIVDTKKEHLAVEEARKLRIPIIGILDTNCDPDEVDFPIPGNDDAIRAVGLLTRVIADAVAEGLISRSGAKTGEGETAAPAEPLAEWERELLTGDAEKAAETATGASTEDGAAASEATGASTEGAEAAQVAEAAEPAPEAQAAPEAEAAPEAEAAPEAAEPAADQAKA is encoded by the coding sequence ATGGCAGTCGTGACCATGCGCCAGCTCCTCGAGAGCGGCGTCCACTTCGGACACCAGACCCGTCGCTGGAACCCGAAGATGAAGCGCTTCATCATGACCGAGCGCAACGGCATCTACATCATCGACCTGCAGCAGTCGCTGGCCTACATCGACCGCTCCTACGCCTTCATCAAGGAGACGGTCGCCAAGGGCGGGACGATCATGTTCGTCGGCACCAAGAAGCAGGCGCAGGAGGCGATCGCCGAGCAGGCGACCCGCGTCGGCATGCCGTACGTCAACCAGCGCTGGCTCGGTGGAATGCTCACCAACTTCCAGACGGTGCACCAGCGGATCAACCGGCTCAAGGAGCTCGACGAGCTGGACTTCGACAACGTCGCCGCCTCGGGCCGCACCAAGAAGGAGCTCCTCCAGATGCGTCGCGAGCGCGACAAGCTGGAGAAGACCCTGGGCGGCATCCGCGAGATGGGCCGCACCCCGTCGGCGGTGTGGATCGTCGACACCAAGAAGGAGCACCTCGCCGTCGAGGAGGCGCGCAAGCTCCGGATCCCGATCATCGGCATCCTGGACACCAACTGCGACCCCGACGAGGTCGACTTCCCGATCCCGGGCAACGACGACGCGATCCGCGCCGTCGGCCTGCTCACCCGCGTGATCGCCGACGCGGTCGCCGAGGGCCTGATCTCCCGCTCCGGGGCGAAGACCGGTGAGGGCGAGACCGCCGCTCCGGCCGAGCCCCTCGCCGAGTGGGAGCGCGAGCTCCTGACCGGCGACGCGGAGAAGGCTGCCGAGACCGCGACCGGAGCCTCGACCGAGGACGGCGCCGCGGCCTCCGAGGCCACCGGCGCCTCCACCGAGGGTGCGGAGGCGGCCCAGGTCGCCGAGGCCGCCGAGCCGGCTCCCGAGGCCCAGGCTGCTCCCGAGGCCGAGGCTGCTCCCGAGGCCGAGGCTGCTCCCGAGGCCGCTGAGCCCGCCGCGGACCAGGCCAAGGCCTGA
- the tsf gene encoding translation elongation factor Ts — protein MANISAADVKKLRELTGAGMMDCKKALTEADGDFEKAAELLRIKGGKKMAERAAEREASAGLVATSGGALVELNCETDFVAKGEQFVTTAQKIADAANAAQAADTEALKAVELDGKTVGEIVEALAVSIGEKIELGRVAYFDGPVVVYLHRRAADLPPAVGVLVAYEGDENAARAAAMQVAAMRPKYLTRDEVPADVVAKEREIAEATSREEGKPEQAIAKITEGRLNGFFKDVVLLEQPSVTESKKNVKAVLDAAGTTVRRFARFEVGA, from the coding sequence ATGGCTAACATCTCTGCCGCCGACGTCAAGAAGCTCCGCGAGCTCACCGGCGCCGGCATGATGGACTGCAAGAAGGCCCTGACCGAGGCCGATGGCGACTTCGAGAAGGCCGCCGAGCTGCTGCGGATCAAGGGCGGCAAGAAGATGGCGGAGCGCGCCGCCGAGCGCGAGGCCTCCGCCGGCCTGGTCGCCACCTCCGGTGGCGCGCTGGTCGAGCTGAACTGCGAGACCGACTTCGTGGCCAAGGGCGAGCAGTTCGTCACCACGGCCCAGAAGATCGCCGACGCCGCGAACGCCGCCCAGGCGGCCGACACCGAGGCGCTCAAGGCGGTCGAGCTCGACGGCAAGACCGTCGGCGAGATCGTCGAGGCGCTCGCCGTGTCCATCGGCGAGAAGATCGAGCTGGGCCGGGTTGCCTACTTCGACGGTCCCGTCGTCGTCTACCTGCACCGCCGTGCCGCCGACCTGCCGCCGGCCGTCGGCGTGCTGGTGGCCTACGAGGGCGACGAGAACGCCGCCCGGGCCGCCGCCATGCAGGTCGCCGCGATGCGCCCGAAGTACCTCACCCGCGACGAGGTGCCCGCCGACGTGGTCGCCAAGGAGCGCGAGATCGCCGAGGCCACCTCCCGCGAGGAGGGCAAGCCCGAGCAGGCGATCGCCAAGATCACCGAGGGGCGCCTCAACGGCTTCTTCAAGGACGTCGTCCTGCTGGAGCAGCCGTCGGTGACCGAGAGCAAGAAGAACGTCAAGGCGGTCCTGGACGCGGCCGGCACCACCGTGCGTCGCTTCGCCCGCTTCGAGGTCGGCGCCTGA
- the pyrH gene encoding UMP kinase: MTGYKRVLLKLSGEVFGGGQVGVDPDVVQKVAREIAAVARAGVQVAVVTGGGNFFRGAELQQRGMDRVRADYMGMLGIVMNCLALQDFLEKLGIETRVQTAITMGQVAEPYIPRRAIRHMEKGRVVIFGAGMGMPFFSTDTVAVQRALESRCDVVLVAKNGVDGVYTADPNVDPSATKFDDLTYDEAISRGLKIMDQTAFALCGENKLPMVVFGMEPEGNILRVVEGERIGTLVSAG, translated from the coding sequence ATGACGGGCTACAAGCGTGTGCTCCTCAAGCTCTCGGGCGAGGTCTTCGGCGGCGGGCAGGTCGGGGTCGACCCCGACGTCGTGCAGAAGGTGGCCCGCGAGATCGCGGCGGTCGCCCGCGCCGGCGTCCAGGTCGCGGTCGTCACCGGTGGCGGCAACTTCTTCCGCGGCGCCGAGCTGCAGCAGCGCGGCATGGACCGCGTGCGCGCCGACTACATGGGCATGCTCGGCATCGTGATGAACTGCCTGGCGCTGCAGGACTTCCTGGAGAAGCTCGGCATCGAGACCCGGGTCCAGACCGCCATCACCATGGGCCAGGTGGCCGAGCCCTACATCCCCCGGCGCGCGATCCGGCACATGGAGAAGGGCCGTGTCGTGATCTTCGGCGCCGGGATGGGCATGCCGTTCTTCTCCACCGACACCGTCGCGGTCCAGCGCGCGCTGGAGAGCCGGTGCGACGTCGTCCTGGTCGCCAAGAACGGCGTCGACGGCGTCTACACCGCCGACCCCAACGTCGACCCGAGCGCCACCAAGTTCGACGACCTCACCTACGACGAGGCGATCTCCCGCGGGCTGAAGATCATGGACCAGACGGCGTTCGCCCTGTGCGGGGAGAACAAGCTGCCGATGGTCGTGTTCGGGATGGAGCCGGAGGGCAACATCCTGCGCGTGGTCGAGGGTGAGAGGATCGGGACGCTGGTGAGCGCGGGCTGA
- the frr gene encoding ribosome recycling factor has protein sequence MNDILNGADAKMAKSVEATREDFAAIRAGRAHPSMFAKIMVDYYGTPTPIQQLASFTAAEARVILVAPYDQGAMKNIVQAIRDSDLGVNPADDGKVVRCVFPELTEERRKEYIKVARSKAEDGRVAVRNLRRTAKQNLEKLEKDGEVGKDDVTGAEKRLDGITKKHTDAIDEMLKNKEAELIEV, from the coding sequence ATCAACGACATCCTCAACGGGGCCGACGCGAAGATGGCCAAGTCGGTCGAGGCGACGCGCGAGGACTTCGCGGCGATCCGGGCCGGGCGCGCCCACCCCAGCATGTTCGCCAAGATCATGGTCGACTACTACGGTACGCCGACGCCGATCCAGCAGCTCGCCTCGTTCACGGCCGCCGAGGCCCGGGTCATCCTGGTCGCGCCCTACGACCAGGGCGCGATGAAGAACATCGTCCAGGCGATCCGCGACTCCGACCTCGGGGTGAACCCCGCCGACGACGGCAAGGTCGTGCGGTGCGTGTTCCCCGAGCTCACCGAGGAGCGCCGCAAGGAGTACATCAAGGTCGCGCGCAGCAAGGCCGAGGACGGTCGGGTGGCGGTCCGCAACCTGCGGCGCACCGCGAAGCAGAACCTCGAGAAGCTCGAGAAGGACGGCGAGGTCGGCAAGGACGACGTCACCGGCGCGGAGAAGCGTCTGGACGGCATCACCAAGAAGCACACCGACGCCATCGACGAGATGCTGAAGAACAAGGAGGCCGAGCTGATCGAGGTCTGA
- a CDS encoding phosphatidate cytidylyltransferase, whose product MSSTQSAPPRNHGRAGRDLPAAFASAFVLLAAVALGLAFEKTAFMLVVVAAVLVAVWELQRAFATRGIDLPEQPMMLGGAVMVLVAYFWGAPALVTATAVTCLAIMLWLLRRGIDGYVMNATAAVFSVIYVPFLGSFVALMLAEGGTTGGGLDDAGVKGILTFILVTVASDTGGYAAGVLFGKHPMAPVISPKKSWEGFAGSLVFTIVAGVLLVVHLLEGDWWVGVALGLIAVVMATLGDLCESVIKRDLGIKDMSQVIPGHGGLMDRLDSLLATIAPVWLLLHYAVF is encoded by the coding sequence ATGTCGTCCACCCAATCGGCGCCGCCCCGCAACCACGGTCGCGCCGGCCGCGACCTGCCGGCGGCCTTCGCGTCCGCGTTCGTGCTGCTCGCCGCCGTCGCGCTCGGCCTCGCCTTCGAGAAGACCGCGTTCATGCTGGTCGTCGTCGCCGCGGTGCTGGTGGCGGTGTGGGAGCTGCAGCGCGCCTTCGCCACCCGCGGCATCGACCTGCCCGAGCAGCCGATGATGCTCGGCGGCGCCGTGATGGTGCTGGTCGCCTACTTCTGGGGCGCCCCGGCGCTGGTCACGGCCACCGCCGTCACCTGTCTGGCGATCATGCTGTGGCTGCTGCGCCGCGGCATCGACGGCTACGTCATGAACGCCACCGCGGCGGTGTTCAGCGTCATCTACGTGCCGTTCCTGGGCTCGTTCGTGGCGCTGATGCTCGCCGAGGGCGGCACCACCGGCGGCGGGCTCGACGACGCCGGCGTCAAGGGCATCCTCACCTTCATCCTGGTCACGGTCGCCTCCGACACCGGGGGGTACGCCGCCGGCGTCCTGTTCGGCAAGCACCCGATGGCGCCGGTCATCTCGCCCAAGAAGTCCTGGGAGGGGTTCGCCGGCTCGCTGGTGTTCACGATCGTCGCGGGCGTCCTGCTGGTGGTCCACCTCCTCGAGGGCGACTGGTGGGTCGGGGTGGCGCTGGGCCTGATCGCGGTGGTCATGGCGACGCTCGGCGACCTGTGCGAGTCGGTGATCAAGCGCGACCTCGGGATCAAGGACATGAGCCAGGTGATCCCGGGCCACGGCGGGCTGATGGACCGTCTGGACTCGCTGCTCGCGACGATCGCGCCGGTCTGGCTGCTGCTGCACTACGCGGTCTTCTGA
- the rlmN gene encoding 23S rRNA (adenine(2503)-C(2))-methyltransferase RlmN encodes MSETPPTPTAPAGAATLPLVFDEPRGRKKPPRHLADLDPAGRKELLESHGLPGFRAKQLSTHYFGRLVDDPEQMTDLPAGQRADLVAALLPDLMTPLRTLEADKGTTRKTLWKLFDGALVESVLMRYPDRATVCVSSQAGCGMACPFCATGQGGLQRNMSTAEIVEQVVAAQRSMTRGEVAGGPGRVSNVVFMGMGEPLANYKAVIGAVRRMTDPTPDGLGMSARGITVSTVGLVPRIRQLTEEGIPVTLALSLHAPDDELRNELVPINTRFSVAETVDAAFEYAQRTKRRVSIEYAMMRDINDQAWRADLLGDVLMRGDWGWVHVNLIPLNEVRGSRFTRSRDEDMDEFVRRLEAKGISTTIRDTRGNEIDAACGQLAASE; translated from the coding sequence ATGTCCGAGACGCCCCCCACGCCCACCGCCCCCGCCGGCGCCGCGACCCTGCCCCTGGTCTTCGACGAGCCCCGGGGGCGCAAGAAGCCGCCGCGGCACCTCGCCGACCTCGACCCCGCGGGCCGCAAGGAGCTGCTGGAGAGCCACGGGCTGCCCGGCTTCCGGGCCAAGCAGCTCTCGACCCACTACTTCGGCCGGCTGGTCGACGACCCGGAGCAGATGACCGACCTCCCGGCCGGTCAGCGCGCCGACCTGGTCGCCGCGCTGCTGCCGGACCTGATGACGCCGCTGCGCACGCTCGAGGCGGACAAGGGCACCACCCGCAAGACGCTGTGGAAGCTGTTCGACGGCGCGCTGGTGGAGTCGGTGCTGATGCGCTACCCCGACCGCGCCACCGTGTGCGTGTCCAGCCAGGCCGGCTGCGGGATGGCCTGCCCGTTCTGCGCCACCGGCCAGGGCGGCCTGCAGCGCAACATGTCGACCGCCGAGATCGTCGAGCAGGTCGTCGCCGCGCAGCGGTCCATGACCCGCGGCGAGGTGGCCGGCGGTCCCGGCCGGGTCTCCAACGTCGTGTTCATGGGCATGGGCGAGCCGCTGGCCAACTACAAGGCAGTGATCGGCGCCGTACGCCGGATGACCGACCCGACGCCCGACGGCCTCGGCATGTCCGCGCGCGGCATCACGGTCTCCACCGTCGGCCTGGTCCCGCGGATCCGGCAGCTGACCGAGGAGGGCATCCCGGTCACGCTCGCGCTGAGCCTGCACGCCCCCGACGACGAGCTGCGCAACGAGCTGGTCCCGATCAACACCCGCTTCTCGGTGGCCGAGACCGTCGACGCTGCCTTCGAGTACGCCCAGCGGACCAAGCGGCGGGTCTCGATCGAGTACGCGATGATGCGCGACATCAACGACCAGGCCTGGCGGGCCGACCTGCTCGGCGACGTACTGATGCGCGGCGACTGGGGGTGGGTGCACGTGAACCTGATCCCGCTGAACGAGGTGCGGGGGTCCCGGTTCACGAGGTCCCGCGACGAGGACATGGACGAGTTCGTCAGGCGGCTGGAGGCCAAGGGCATCAGCACCACCATCCGCGACACCCGCGGCAACGAGATCGACGCCGCCTGCGGGCAGCTCGCCGCCAGCGAGTAG
- a CDS encoding serine protein kinase RIO, which produces MTHDRTAPPAEEHSSPEHPAPDPGPSTDPGTDPLDGIDDAFVIDFRAYDDLAEGQRWSTWPDVEPLSRGPEPRPDWVVTSRGAVDTELGILETGKEAEVFLLERGDPHQPEAAVVMAAKRYRSPEHQAFRRAATYAEGRSTRRSRDRRAVQRRSTFGRELAATQWALAEWEALTRCWSAGLPVPYPVQIDGTELLMEWITVEDDEGVRTAPRLAQTRPAPDLLAAWFEQLREALATLVGLGLVHGDLSAYNILAAGERLVIIDLPQVVDLVGNPRGTEFLMRDCANVCAWFRARGLPADEQELIGDLLAHAF; this is translated from the coding sequence ATGACGCACGACCGCACCGCACCGCCCGCCGAGGAGCACTCCTCCCCTGAGCACCCGGCCCCCGACCCGGGCCCCAGCACCGACCCCGGCACCGACCCCCTGGACGGGATCGACGACGCCTTCGTCATCGACTTCCGGGCCTACGACGATCTGGCCGAGGGCCAGCGCTGGAGCACCTGGCCCGACGTGGAGCCGCTCTCCCGAGGACCCGAGCCGCGGCCCGACTGGGTGGTCACCTCCCGCGGCGCGGTCGACACCGAGCTCGGCATCCTGGAGACCGGCAAGGAGGCCGAGGTCTTCCTGCTCGAGCGCGGCGACCCGCACCAGCCGGAGGCGGCGGTCGTGATGGCCGCGAAGCGCTACCGGAGCCCGGAGCACCAGGCGTTCCGCCGCGCCGCGACGTACGCCGAGGGGCGCAGCACCCGGCGCTCGCGGGACCGGCGCGCGGTCCAGCGCCGCTCCACCTTCGGCCGCGAGCTCGCCGCGACCCAGTGGGCGCTGGCGGAGTGGGAGGCGCTCACCCGCTGCTGGTCCGCCGGGCTCCCGGTCCCCTACCCGGTGCAGATCGACGGGACCGAGCTCCTGATGGAGTGGATCACGGTCGAGGACGACGAGGGCGTGCGGACCGCACCCCGGCTGGCCCAGACCCGGCCCGCGCCCGACCTGCTGGCGGCGTGGTTCGAGCAGCTCCGCGAGGCGCTGGCCACGCTCGTCGGGCTGGGCCTCGTCCACGGCGACCTGTCGGCGTACAACATCCTGGCCGCGGGCGAGCGGCTGGTGATCATCGACCTGCCCCAGGTCGTCGACCTGGTGGGCAATCCCCGCGGGACCGAGTTCCTGATGCGCGACTGTGCCAACGTCTGCGCGTGGTTCCGGGCCCGGGGGCTGCCGGCCGACGAGCAGGAGCTGATCGGCGACCTGCTGGCCCACGCGTTCTGA
- a CDS encoding nuclear transport factor 2-like protein, whose protein sequence is MIETPSPAGIEQARALAERWLPAFLQGRRAEEDVYADGVSTWHNIGERETEIQRTPSRTRQVQGGADLRVEDVRLRVFDGGWVVQATTTGTGPAGGPVRVPSCVVVTLREGRIARFEEYADSRAAEALFPPEA, encoded by the coding sequence ATGATCGAGACCCCATCTCCCGCCGGCATCGAGCAGGCGCGCGCGCTGGCCGAGCGCTGGCTCCCGGCCTTCCTCCAGGGGCGCCGCGCCGAGGAGGACGTGTACGCCGACGGCGTCAGCACCTGGCACAACATCGGTGAGCGGGAGACCGAGATCCAGCGCACCCCCTCCCGGACCCGCCAGGTCCAGGGCGGCGCCGACCTCCGGGTCGAGGACGTCCGGCTGCGGGTCTTCGACGGCGGCTGGGTCGTCCAGGCCACGACCACCGGCACCGGCCCGGCCGGCGGTCCCGTGCGGGTCCCGTCCTGCGTGGTGGTCACCCTGCGCGAGGGCCGGATCGCCCGGTTCGAGGAGTACGCCGACTCCCGCGCGGCCGAGGCGCTCTTCCCCCCGGAGGCCTAG
- a CDS encoding M1 family metallopeptidase, translating to MLRLPRSARRAPVLAMLRAMLLAGLLAALPLALLAGPAPAAPSAAPSADLSADRAGPVAGSSGIGDPYFPLDGNGGIDVRRYRIHVGYDFDTGRLTGRAVLTVRATRALARFNLDLLLPVEEVRVDGRPASFRKPRRHELQVSPARPIAAGSRFTVTVRYAGRPAGIAYAGERNWLADEREVVTMNQPHMAPWWFPANDHPSDKAQVDVSVTVPRARRVVANGELVGRRVHGALATTRWRSREPMAPYLAFFAAGPFQVDSGRTAGVSWYAAVSRQLPARQRTRSMRLMRRSAPITAWAASILGEYPFSSTGGLTTALQPGFALENQTRPTYPVLGADAVPTVVHEIAHQWFGNSVAVDAWRDIWLNEGAATFFELLWAETHGGPSAAQWLSSAYDVEPAESTFWRLRIDDPGAARIFDEAVYLRGAMTFQALRTRIGAADFATLLRTWVARGAGGTGSTAQFTALAEQVSGEDLDGFFDAWLRTPARPARTAANGL from the coding sequence ATGCTCCGCCTGCCTCGGTCCGCGCGCCGCGCGCCGGTCCTCGCCATGCTCCGCGCCATGCTCCTCGCGGGGCTCCTCGCCGCCCTGCCCCTCGCGCTCCTGGCGGGCCCGGCGCCGGCCGCCCCGAGCGCCGCCCCGAGCGCCGACCTGAGCGCCGACCGGGCCGGCCCGGTCGCGGGCTCCTCCGGCATCGGCGACCCGTACTTCCCGCTCGACGGCAACGGCGGCATCGACGTGCGGCGCTACCGCATCCACGTCGGGTACGACTTCGACACCGGCCGGCTGACCGGCCGCGCCGTGCTCACGGTGCGGGCCACCCGGGCGCTCGCCCGGTTCAACCTCGACCTGCTGCTGCCGGTCGAGGAGGTCCGGGTCGACGGCCGCCCGGCGTCGTTCCGCAAGCCCCGCCGCCACGAGCTCCAGGTCTCGCCGGCGCGCCCGATCGCGGCCGGCAGCAGGTTCACGGTCACCGTCCGGTACGCCGGCCGACCGGCCGGCATCGCCTACGCGGGGGAGCGCAACTGGCTCGCCGACGAGCGCGAGGTCGTGACGATGAACCAGCCGCACATGGCGCCCTGGTGGTTCCCGGCCAACGACCACCCCAGCGACAAGGCGCAGGTCGACGTCTCGGTGACGGTGCCCCGGGCGCGGCGGGTGGTCGCCAACGGCGAGCTCGTCGGTCGCCGGGTCCACGGCGCGCTGGCCACCACCCGCTGGCGCTCGCGGGAGCCGATGGCGCCCTACCTCGCGTTCTTCGCCGCCGGCCCCTTCCAGGTCGACAGCGGGCGCACCGCCGGCGTGTCCTGGTACGCCGCGGTGTCGCGGCAGCTGCCGGCCAGGCAGCGCACCCGGTCGATGCGGCTGATGCGGCGCTCGGCGCCGATCACGGCCTGGGCGGCCTCGATCCTCGGGGAGTACCCGTTCTCCAGCACCGGCGGGCTGACCACCGCGCTCCAGCCCGGGTTCGCCCTGGAGAACCAGACCCGGCCGACCTACCCCGTCCTCGGCGCCGATGCGGTGCCCACGGTCGTGCACGAGATCGCCCACCAGTGGTTCGGCAACTCGGTGGCGGTCGACGCCTGGCGCGACATCTGGCTCAACGAGGGCGCGGCGACCTTCTTCGAGCTGCTCTGGGCGGAGACCCACGGCGGTCCGAGCGCGGCGCAGTGGCTGTCCTCGGCCTACGACGTCGAGCCCGCGGAGTCGACGTTCTGGAGGCTGCGCATCGACGACCCCGGAGCGGCCCGGATCTTCGACGAGGCCGTCTACCTGCGCGGGGCGATGACCTTCCAGGCGCTGCGCACCCGTATCGGCGCCGCCGACTTCGCGACGCTGCTGCGGACCTGGGTGGCCCGGGGTGCCGGCGGCACCGGCTCGACCGCGCAGTTCACCGCGCTCGCCGAGCAGGTCTCCGGCGAGGACCTCGACGGGTTCTTCGACGCCTGGCTGCGCACCCCCGCCCGCCCGGCCCGCACCGCGGCGAACGGTCTCTAG
- the dxr gene encoding 1-deoxy-D-xylulose-5-phosphate reductoisomerase, with protein MRDVVILGSTGSIGTQALELVRRNPDRFRVVALTAGGSNPDLFEQQVAEFAPAWSGLGEEASVEAAARPCDVVLNGVSGAVGLRPTLSALDAGNVLALANKESLIIGGPLVRERARPGQIVPVDSEHSAIAQSLRAGRTAEVRRLVLTASGGPFRGRTPDQLREVTPEQALAHPNFAMGTVITTNSATLVNKGLEVIEAHLLFDVPFDRIDVVVHPQQFIHSMVEFVDGAVVAQIGLPTMMVPIAMGLAWPDRVPDAETPVDWTRASDWRFEPLDDDAFPAVRLAREAGERGGTAPAVYNAANEVCVAAFHDGRMRFVDIVPTIEAVLRRHDVPSMVSLTVDDVLAADTWARAEATRTIVEGTA; from the coding sequence ATCCGCGACGTCGTCATCCTCGGCTCCACCGGCTCGATCGGCACCCAGGCCCTGGAGCTGGTCCGGCGCAACCCCGACCGGTTCCGCGTCGTCGCGCTGACCGCCGGCGGGTCCAACCCGGACCTGTTCGAGCAGCAGGTCGCCGAGTTCGCCCCCGCCTGGTCCGGGCTGGGGGAGGAGGCCTCGGTCGAGGCGGCCGCACGGCCCTGCGACGTGGTGCTGAACGGAGTCAGCGGCGCGGTCGGGCTGCGGCCCACGCTGAGCGCGCTGGACGCCGGCAACGTGCTCGCGCTGGCCAACAAGGAGTCACTGATCATCGGCGGGCCCCTGGTGCGCGAGCGCGCCCGGCCCGGGCAGATCGTCCCGGTCGACAGCGAGCACAGCGCGATCGCGCAGAGCCTGCGCGCCGGCCGGACAGCGGAGGTGCGTCGCCTGGTGCTGACCGCCAGCGGCGGGCCGTTCCGGGGCCGGACCCCCGACCAGCTGCGCGAGGTCACCCCCGAGCAGGCGCTGGCGCACCCCAACTTCGCGATGGGCACGGTCATCACGACCAACTCCGCGACCCTGGTGAACAAGGGGCTGGAGGTGATCGAGGCGCATCTGCTCTTCGACGTGCCGTTCGACCGGATCGACGTGGTCGTCCACCCCCAGCAGTTCATCCACTCGATGGTGGAGTTCGTCGACGGCGCCGTCGTCGCGCAGATCGGCCTCCCGACGATGATGGTGCCGATCGCGATGGGCCTGGCCTGGCCCGACCGCGTACCCGACGCGGAGACCCCGGTCGACTGGACCCGGGCCTCCGACTGGCGCTTCGAGCCGCTCGACGACGACGCGTTCCCCGCCGTCCGGCTCGCCCGGGAGGCCGGCGAGCGCGGCGGGACGGCGCCCGCTGTCTACAACGCCGCGAACGAGGTCTGCGTCGCGGCGTTCCACGACGGCCGGATGCGCTTCGTCGACATCGTGCCCACGATCGAGGCCGTGCTTCGCAGGCACGACGTACCCTCGATGGTGTCGCTCACGGTCGACGACGTGCTCGCCGCCGACACCTGGGCGCGCGCCGAGGCCACCCGCACGATCGTCGAAGGAACCGCATGA
- a CDS encoding M50 family metallopeptidase, with translation MTALLYLLGVVVFVVAILVSIGLHELGHLIPAKRFGGKVTQYFIGFGPTVWSKRVGETEYGVKAIPLGGYVKIVGMLPPGATAVADEVTYDEDGTQVTRVRKSNTGMFTQLISDARAAEWELVGPEDSDRLFYKMTWWKKVVVMAGGPTVNILIAFFLFWVIFGTYGTREAVADEGRPVIDSVSECVIPYAEEGRACTADDPPSPAAEAGLRPGDTITSFNGVEITGWDQLRSLIRENSDGEAVIGYLRDGRELSGTTSTTVEARPADSEGEAVREVGFLGVVPATHVEVTTGGPLYTLGQMGHMAADTVEALATLPVKVWDVAQAVVGVEERDPEGPMSIVGGGRLAGETTSHEEIPVVEKTVFLVGLIAGFNFFIGMFNFVPLLPLDGGHIASALWEAVRRGAARVRRRPDPGYVDAAKLLPVAYVVASAMLVMGLVLIVGDLVVPIQVL, from the coding sequence ATGACCGCCCTGCTCTACCTCCTCGGTGTCGTCGTCTTCGTCGTCGCGATCCTGGTCTCGATCGGCCTGCACGAGCTCGGCCACCTGATCCCCGCCAAGCGGTTCGGGGGCAAGGTCACCCAGTACTTCATCGGGTTCGGTCCCACGGTCTGGAGCAAGCGGGTCGGCGAGACCGAGTACGGCGTCAAGGCGATCCCGCTGGGCGGCTACGTCAAGATCGTCGGGATGCTGCCCCCCGGGGCGACGGCGGTCGCCGACGAGGTGACCTACGACGAGGACGGCACCCAGGTCACCCGGGTGCGCAAGTCCAACACCGGGATGTTCACCCAGCTGATCTCCGACGCCCGCGCCGCCGAGTGGGAGCTGGTCGGGCCGGAGGACTCCGACCGGCTGTTCTACAAGATGACCTGGTGGAAGAAGGTCGTCGTGATGGCCGGCGGCCCCACTGTCAACATCCTCATCGCGTTCTTCCTGTTCTGGGTGATCTTCGGCACCTACGGCACCCGCGAGGCGGTCGCCGACGAGGGACGCCCGGTCATCGACTCGGTCTCCGAGTGCGTGATCCCGTACGCCGAGGAGGGCCGCGCCTGCACGGCCGACGACCCGCCCAGCCCCGCCGCCGAGGCCGGCCTGCGACCCGGCGACACGATCACGTCGTTCAACGGCGTCGAGATCACCGGCTGGGACCAGCTGCGCTCGCTGATCCGGGAGAACTCCGACGGCGAGGCGGTGATCGGCTACCTGCGCGACGGCCGCGAGCTGAGCGGCACCACCAGCACCACCGTCGAGGCGCGCCCGGCCGACTCCGAGGGCGAGGCCGTCCGCGAGGTCGGGTTCCTCGGCGTGGTGCCGGCCACCCATGTGGAGGTGACGACCGGCGGACCGCTCTACACCCTGGGGCAGATGGGGCACATGGCCGCCGACACGGTCGAGGCGCTGGCCACGCTGCCGGTCAAGGTCTGGGACGTCGCGCAGGCCGTCGTCGGCGTGGAGGAGCGCGACCCGGAGGGGCCGATGAGCATCGTCGGCGGCGGCCGGCTGGCCGGTGAGACCACCTCCCACGAGGAGATCCCGGTCGTCGAGAAGACAGTGTTCCTGGTCGGGCTGATCGCGGGCTTCAACTTCTTCATCGGCATGTTCAACTTCGTGCCGCTGCTGCCGCTGGACGGCGGCCACATCGCCAGCGCCCTGTGGGAGGCGGTGCGCCGCGGCGCCGCGCGCGTGCGCCGGCGCCCGGACCCGGGCTACGTCGACGCGGCGAAGCTGCTGCCGGTGGCCTACGTGGTGGCCTCCGCGATGCTGGTGATGGGGCTGGTCCTCATCGTCGGCGACCTGGTGGTCCCCATCCAGGTGCTGTGA